From Nitratidesulfovibrio vulgaris str. Hildenborough, a single genomic window includes:
- a CDS encoding class I SAM-dependent methyltransferase, translating to MTPPASTFDARDPYARVASWYEPLLGWPLRSMREAVVALCREAVVGRMVDLCCGTGRQLALLRAAGVRAYGADVSAAMLSQGQGGDIVRAHGGALPFADDAFDLSLVSLALHEMDREVADAVLCEALRVAPQVLLAEYRMAERNIDLPAALFVHVPERIAGGAHYRNFRAFMRAGGVEGLVARHGLSVVRRERLWAGAGALVLARRPS from the coding sequence ATGACGCCCCCCGCATCCACCTTTGATGCCCGCGACCCCTACGCCCGTGTCGCCAGCTGGTATGAACCCCTGCTGGGCTGGCCGCTGCGTTCCATGCGTGAGGCCGTGGTGGCGTTGTGCCGTGAGGCCGTCGTCGGGCGCATGGTCGACCTGTGTTGCGGCACCGGGCGCCAACTGGCGCTGCTGCGTGCTGCCGGGGTACGTGCCTACGGTGCGGATGTCTCCGCTGCCATGCTTTCGCAGGGGCAAGGGGGAGACATCGTCAGGGCGCATGGGGGAGCATTGCCCTTTGCGGACGATGCGTTCGACCTGTCTCTCGTCTCTCTCGCGTTGCACGAGATGGACCGTGAAGTGGCTGATGCCGTGCTATGCGAAGCGTTGCGGGTCGCCCCGCAGGTGCTGCTTGCGGAGTACCGCATGGCCGAGCGCAACATCGACCTGCCCGCTGCGTTGTTCGTACATGTACCTGAACGCATCGCGGGCGGGGCGCATTACCGCAACTTCAGGGCGTTCATGCGTGCCGGTGGTGTGGAGGGGCTAGTGGCACGACACGGCCTTTCCGTCGTGCGACGCGAACGCCTGTGGGCCGGGGCGG